From a single Natronorubrum tibetense GA33 genomic region:
- a CDS encoding S8 family peptidase, whose amino-acid sequence MTLSRRQLLQGVGVGVSAGLIGLSGSASASASSSTSATRRVFVHPRDGLLGELLGVVEGLGGTPLLEYDNFEFVVAEVPSDSLDELRGDRRVSFVEADDETRIPSDWSPSLSDILNPPDDSDCSTHPDQQPSWGVERIGADDVDPDGSGVDVGILDTGIASDHCSLSVAGGQNFTSDGVSTDYEDRHGHGTHVAGVAGASDNDRGVVGVAPEANLYAVKVLGDDGSGRYSELIAGIDWCLSNDVELISMSLGGEESSSTLEDAIDAAHSAGHLLLCAAGNEGNNGGDSCDEETMTYPAMHDDVVAVTAMDEDDRLASYSSVGSAVDLLAPGTDVNSTTVDNQYAQASGTSMACPFVTGVAALVWETREESGPGPNEAVREILGETAEDVLGTCAEGDGLVDARAAVGDERATDGDSQDTDRAGGFFGGLRSVVERIADLLASVFEWLRRLFS is encoded by the coding sequence ATGACTCTCAGTCGACGTCAGCTCCTGCAGGGTGTCGGAGTCGGCGTCTCCGCGGGACTGATCGGACTCTCGGGATCTGCGTCGGCGTCTGCGTCTTCCTCAACATCCGCTACTCGGAGGGTATTTGTCCACCCACGAGACGGACTGCTCGGCGAGTTGCTCGGTGTCGTCGAGGGCCTCGGCGGAACGCCGCTGCTCGAGTACGACAACTTCGAGTTCGTGGTCGCGGAGGTGCCGTCGGACAGTCTGGACGAGCTGCGTGGCGACCGCCGCGTGTCGTTCGTCGAAGCGGACGACGAGACCAGGATTCCCTCGGACTGGTCGCCCTCGCTCTCGGACATTCTGAACCCCCCCGACGACTCCGACTGTTCTACCCACCCCGACCAGCAACCCTCGTGGGGCGTCGAACGCATCGGTGCGGATGATGTCGATCCGGACGGATCCGGCGTCGACGTGGGGATTCTCGATACGGGCATCGCGTCGGACCACTGCAGCCTGTCGGTCGCCGGCGGTCAGAACTTCACCAGCGACGGGGTGTCGACCGACTACGAGGATCGCCACGGCCACGGGACCCACGTCGCCGGCGTCGCGGGCGCGTCGGACAACGACCGCGGCGTCGTCGGCGTCGCTCCCGAGGCGAACCTGTACGCGGTGAAGGTCCTCGGCGATGATGGCTCCGGTCGGTACAGCGAACTGATCGCCGGAATCGACTGGTGTCTGTCGAACGACGTGGAACTGATCTCGATGAGCCTCGGCGGCGAGGAATCGAGTTCGACGCTCGAGGACGCGATCGACGCCGCACACTCGGCTGGGCACCTTCTGCTCTGTGCGGCCGGCAACGAAGGGAACAACGGCGGCGACTCGTGCGACGAGGAGACGATGACCTACCCGGCGATGCACGACGACGTCGTCGCAGTTACCGCGATGGACGAGGACGACCGGCTGGCGTCCTACAGTAGCGTCGGCTCTGCCGTCGATCTGCTGGCACCGGGGACGGACGTCAACTCGACTACCGTCGACAACCAGTACGCACAGGCGAGCGGGACGAGCATGGCCTGTCCGTTTGTCACCGGCGTCGCGGCGCTGGTCTGGGAGACCCGCGAGGAGTCCGGACCGGGGCCGAACGAGGCGGTCAGGGAGATCCTCGGCGAGACGGCGGAGGACGTGCTCGGAACCTGTGCGGAGGGTGACGGGCTCGTGGACGCCCGCGCCGCGGTCGGCGACGAGCGCGCGACCGACGGTGACAGTCAGGATACGGATCGGGCCGGCGGGTTCTTCGGTGGACTCCGGTCGGTGGTCGAGCGGATAGCGGATCTGCTCGCGAGCGTCTTCGAGTGGCTCCGGCGGCTGTTTTCGTAG
- a CDS encoding DUF7470 family protein, producing MLRNLGPLGIVGIVILLAGIGLIAYQNLLIAAGMAMVLAGLGLVVKALISGMLQSFGMF from the coding sequence ATGCTCCGAAATCTCGGGCCGCTCGGAATCGTCGGCATCGTGATTCTACTTGCAGGAATCGGGCTCATCGCCTACCAGAATCTCCTGATCGCCGCCGGGATGGCGATGGTCCTCGCCGGGCTCGGATTGGTCGTCAAGGCGCTGATCTCGGGAATGCTCCAGAGCTTCGGAATGTTCTGA
- a CDS encoding DUF7282 domain-containing protein: MSAKSTLGTIKRVGAILIAIAIVLAAGIVVGQAPAIFGVEDDPEASIEFEDQQGDGESVVIGEVTLSDGGFVVLTNGGDESLAVSDYLESGTHENVTIERAEDAEEDLVGQLTATVHQDTTGDGYAYEESEGEEDRPYLEDGFPVSDTASVTTTLDDDALSDSFTVDSISAPTTATTNDTIEVTAEITNPTEIESQQNVEFRLGGTVLEQQALELGSGETREVTFQIDTVGAPPGEQPIGVYTDGDGAITTIDLEFHTDPAIEVVDASEENVTVDVATPVDGFVGIEAENGSLIGTSDDLEPGEHSNVTAEFDDDAEVDDDEELTAVLYEGESDDDEPTPFEDEDGDGVETTFTIADVENDDDGDEGGEDDNGADDE; encoded by the coding sequence ATGAGCGCCAAATCGACACTGGGAACCATCAAACGCGTCGGCGCGATCCTGATCGCGATCGCGATCGTGCTCGCCGCGGGAATCGTCGTCGGGCAGGCCCCTGCTATCTTCGGCGTCGAAGACGACCCCGAAGCGTCGATCGAGTTCGAAGACCAGCAAGGCGACGGCGAAAGCGTCGTGATCGGTGAAGTAACCCTCTCGGATGGCGGCTTCGTCGTCCTCACCAACGGCGGTGACGAATCGCTCGCCGTCTCCGACTATCTCGAGTCAGGCACGCACGAGAACGTGACGATCGAGCGCGCGGAGGACGCCGAGGAGGACCTCGTCGGCCAGCTCACCGCGACGGTCCACCAGGATACGACCGGTGACGGCTACGCCTACGAGGAGAGCGAGGGCGAGGAGGATCGACCCTACCTCGAGGACGGGTTCCCCGTCTCGGATACGGCCTCGGTGACGACGACTCTGGACGATGACGCGCTGTCGGATTCGTTCACCGTCGACTCCATCAGCGCACCCACCACGGCGACCACGAACGACACAATCGAGGTCACCGCCGAGATCACCAACCCGACGGAGATCGAAAGCCAGCAGAACGTCGAGTTCCGCCTCGGCGGCACCGTCCTCGAGCAACAGGCGCTCGAACTCGGCAGCGGCGAAACACGCGAGGTGACGTTCCAGATCGACACGGTCGGCGCGCCACCCGGCGAGCAGCCGATCGGCGTCTACACCGACGGCGACGGCGCCATCACGACCATCGATCTCGAGTTCCACACCGATCCCGCGATCGAGGTGGTCGACGCGAGCGAGGAGAACGTCACCGTCGACGTCGCGACCCCCGTCGACGGCTTCGTCGGGATCGAAGCCGAGAATGGCAGCCTCATCGGAACGAGCGACGACCTCGAGCCGGGCGAACACAGCAACGTCACGGCCGAGTTCGACGACGATGCCGAGGTCGACGACGACGAGGAACTCACCGCGGTCCTCTACGAGGGCGAGTCGGATGACGACGAGCCGACGCCGTTCGAGGACGAGGACGGCGACGGCGTCGAAACGACGTTCACGATCGCGGACGTCGAGAACGACGACGATGGAGACGAGGGCGGCGAAGACGACAACGGGGCGGACGACGAGTAG
- a CDS encoding pyridoxal-phosphate-dependent aminotransferase family protein, which yields MTEKREYKDDYPDKTLYIPGPTEVREDVLEAMCEPMFGHRMDRMTDLYTTIVEDTKEFLGTDNEVVILTASGTEFWEASTLNLVDESILVPTCGSFSERHANVAERLGKDVDRLEYEWGEAIKPEDIRETLETSDKQYDVVATVMNESSTGVRNPIEEIGDVVADYPDTYFVVDAVSALGGDYVDIDEHNIDVIFASTQKAFAMPPGLAVCVVSDAAYERELETDSASWYGGFQRTLDYYDRKGQTHSTPAIPIMLAYRKQMKYMLEEGHEGRDERHREMAEYTREWADEHFAMFPEEGYESQTVACIENTQGIDVAETIETVDEEYGMVFSNGYGSQLGEKTFRIGHMGEHDLESIKELTDAIEDVAGL from the coding sequence GTGACCGAAAAACGCGAGTACAAAGACGACTACCCCGACAAAACGCTGTATATTCCGGGACCGACCGAGGTCCGCGAGGACGTTCTCGAGGCGATGTGCGAGCCGATGTTCGGCCACCGCATGGACCGAATGACGGACCTCTATACGACCATCGTCGAAGACACGAAGGAGTTCCTCGGTACCGACAACGAGGTCGTGATCCTGACGGCGTCGGGAACGGAGTTCTGGGAGGCCTCGACGCTCAATCTCGTCGATGAGAGTATCCTCGTGCCGACCTGTGGGAGTTTCAGCGAGCGCCACGCGAACGTCGCCGAGCGACTCGGCAAGGACGTCGACCGCCTCGAGTACGAGTGGGGCGAGGCGATCAAGCCCGAAGACATCCGCGAAACCCTCGAGACGAGCGACAAGCAGTACGATGTCGTCGCGACCGTGATGAACGAGAGTTCGACCGGCGTCCGCAATCCGATCGAGGAGATCGGCGATGTCGTCGCCGACTACCCCGATACGTACTTCGTCGTCGATGCGGTCTCCGCGCTCGGCGGCGATTACGTCGATATCGACGAGCACAACATCGACGTCATCTTCGCCTCCACCCAGAAGGCCTTCGCCATGCCACCCGGACTCGCGGTCTGTGTCGTCAGCGACGCGGCCTACGAGCGCGAACTCGAGACCGACTCAGCCTCGTGGTACGGCGGCTTCCAGCGCACGCTCGACTACTACGACCGGAAGGGCCAGACCCACTCCACGCCCGCGATTCCGATCATGCTGGCCTACCGCAAACAGATGAAATATATGCTCGAGGAGGGCCACGAGGGCCGCGACGAGCGCCACCGGGAGATGGCCGAGTACACCCGCGAGTGGGCCGACGAACACTTCGCGATGTTCCCCGAGGAGGGCTACGAGTCCCAGACGGTGGCCTGTATCGAGAACACCCAGGGGATCGATGTCGCCGAAACCATCGAAACCGTCGACGAGGAGTACGGAATGGTCTTTTCGAACGGTTACGGCTCCCAACTCGGCGAGAAAACGTTCCGCATCGGTCATATGGGTGAACACGACCTCGAGTCCATCAAGGAGTTGACCGACGCCATCGAGGACGTCGCCGGCCTGTAG
- the eif1A gene encoding translation initiation factor eIF-1A, with protein MSDDGEGGRKNLRMPEDDEVFATVTNMLGANRVKVRCADGEERTARIPGKMQKRIWIREDDVVLVEPWDWQDEKGDITWRYEKSEADQLRQEGHIQ; from the coding sequence ATGAGCGACGACGGTGAGGGCGGTCGGAAGAACCTCCGGATGCCGGAGGACGACGAGGTGTTCGCGACCGTCACCAACATGCTCGGGGCGAATCGGGTGAAAGTACGGTGTGCCGACGGGGAAGAACGTACCGCACGCATTCCCGGCAAGATGCAAAAGCGCATCTGGATCCGCGAGGACGATGTCGTCCTCGTCGAGCCGTGGGACTGGCAGGACGAGAAAGGCGATATCACCTGGCGCTACGAGAAGAGCGAGGCCGACCAGCTTCGGCAAGAAGGCCACATCCAGTAA
- a CDS encoding pentapeptide repeat-containing protein, producing MPDRSTTQRSDPRPSRRRLLRRVGAAASGAVVGLSGCLAGLGIGGEACNGHTIESEADLEGADLSDCDLSGADLSKATLTDADLRGVDLRDADLFLAEFEGADLTNADLRDATVLIGALTKADITGVNLSGSDLSNATLSGEELADVSLANADLTGADLSEANLAGADLSGATGVDADLEDADLAEANLSGADLTDATLPNADLSDADLSGVNLTDAIFPTVDLSGADLTGANLTSSYPVGADLTDADLTGATWLDGTECETADCGGLADRL from the coding sequence ATGCCAGACAGATCCACCACGCAACGTTCGGACCCGAGGCCGTCCAGACGCCGGCTCCTCCGGCGTGTCGGTGCCGCCGCCAGCGGCGCTGTCGTCGGACTCTCGGGCTGTCTCGCGGGACTCGGCATCGGTGGGGAGGCGTGCAACGGTCACACGATCGAGTCCGAGGCCGATCTCGAGGGGGCGGATCTCTCCGACTGCGATCTCTCCGGCGCCGACCTCTCGAAGGCGACGTTGACGGATGCGGATCTCCGGGGTGTGGATCTCAGGGACGCGGATCTCTTCCTCGCGGAATTCGAGGGTGCGGATCTCACCAACGCCGACCTCAGGGACGCGACGGTCCTGATCGGCGCGCTCACGAAGGCGGACATCACCGGCGTAAACCTCTCCGGTAGCGATCTCTCGAACGCGACGCTCTCCGGCGAGGAACTCGCCGACGTAAGTCTCGCCAACGCCGATCTTACGGGAGCCGACCTCTCGGAGGCGAATCTCGCGGGAGCCGATCTGTCGGGTGCGACAGGAGTCGATGCGGACCTCGAGGACGCCGACCTCGCCGAGGCGAACCTGTCCGGTGCGGATCTGACCGATGCAACCCTCCCGAATGCCGACCTCTCCGACGCGGACCTGTCCGGTGTGAACCTGACGGACGCGATCTTTCCGACCGTCGACCTCTCGGGTGCAGACCTTACGGGAGCCAACCTGACGAGTTCGTACCCGGTCGGTGCGGATCTCACCGACGCCGACCTCACCGGTGCGACGTGGCTCGACGGCACCGAGTGTGAGACGGCGGACTGTGGAGGTTTAGCTGACCGGCTCTGA
- a CDS encoding ABC transporter permease has protein sequence MDNRDQPTDGDETVERADTAGRNDETQKRTDESERKRRGDSGDPSIVDLAQQPIVAAWTTYLTLLLALVAVGYGLFGIFSDAIDEGVAETADGIAGFDAAVEAALSIPLTGTPYLAILLAVFVGAFLGWRLEYDRSTTYVTAGLATGVATVVFWTLAALFGTIPLAVSIDIGGLLVNALLAGITAGLVAAGGVWATRTRAPITLAVDEASAAAGGEEPRARRTDRRTAEARASGDARGTRGARDERVDPDADDTRDAQNERE, from the coding sequence ATGGACAATAGAGATCAGCCTACCGACGGCGACGAGACTGTCGAACGCGCCGATACAGCCGGCCGGAATGATGAGACACAGAAACGAACTGACGAATCGGAGCGCAAACGACGGGGCGATTCGGGCGACCCGTCGATCGTCGATCTCGCACAACAACCCATCGTCGCGGCGTGGACGACGTACCTGACGCTCCTGCTCGCACTGGTCGCCGTCGGCTACGGGCTGTTCGGCATTTTCAGCGATGCGATCGACGAAGGCGTCGCCGAAACGGCCGACGGCATCGCGGGGTTCGACGCCGCGGTCGAAGCGGCGCTCTCGATCCCACTTACGGGCACCCCGTATCTGGCGATCCTGCTCGCCGTCTTCGTCGGCGCGTTCCTCGGCTGGCGACTCGAGTACGACCGATCGACGACCTACGTGACCGCGGGGCTCGCCACGGGCGTCGCGACGGTCGTTTTCTGGACCCTTGCAGCGCTGTTCGGGACGATTCCGCTCGCAGTCTCGATCGATATCGGCGGCTTGCTGGTCAACGCGCTCCTCGCGGGCATCACCGCGGGGCTCGTCGCCGCGGGTGGCGTCTGGGCGACGCGCACGCGAGCGCCGATCACCCTCGCGGTAGACGAGGCGTCCGCCGCGGCCGGAGGCGAAGAGCCGCGAGCGCGTCGCACCGACCGGAGGACCGCCGAGGCTCGAGCGTCCGGCGACGCTCGGGGGACTCGAGGGGCTCGAGACGAGCGAGTCGATCCGGACGCCGACGATACTCGAGACGCACAAAACGAACGCGAATAG
- a CDS encoding DUF460 domain-containing protein, which yields MSTRTSALDAVVFGVDIQSGDVRGDAPSYALVVYDGEDVSRDVVSHRKLRRLIEDTEPAIIATDNMYELAADKDQLIHFLGSLPSGTKLVQVTGAEQPEPLSRVAKRHGIPYGKDPMQEAEAAAQLAAHNVGHEVSAFTDTTEVKVSRGRSTGSGGWSEDRYTRRIHGSVRKRAREVESALEDANLEYEREVREAYGGFANAVFTVQARPQEIPVSRNRSGDVRVEIERERRDGIEFQPLVKRRDHVVVGIDPGTTTAVSIVSLEGEVLDVWSSRTSDTADVIEWIVERGRPIIVAADVTPIPETVEKFRRSFDAAGWTPTSDLPIDEKQHRTREEPYDDDHQRDAMAAALYAIDAHQNQFERIADKLPPGLDRGEVTARVVAGEESVEAVLRDLDDDEDTEEESTEHEPRELTEEEQRIKDLERQVDRLQSHVGTLEGRIEDRDDRIDELESKLSLARREERTQVRKDREVNRLERKANRLERERDQAREEVEDLEGKVERMKALWKLDHSNFSDVSAKKEGLVPVKVIEKFTKGAIREADEQYGIAAGDVVFVRDASGAGKSTADLLAGFEPRVVLKQGGLSEIADEILFDEEIPVGPADDVAMQEVDELAVAREDDVEAVIDDWHGRAEERERDRKASMVDQLISEHRAGDNEV from the coding sequence GTGAGTACGCGAACGAGTGCCCTCGATGCGGTCGTCTTTGGCGTCGATATTCAAAGCGGTGACGTTCGGGGCGACGCCCCGTCGTACGCGCTCGTCGTCTACGACGGCGAGGACGTGAGCCGGGATGTCGTCTCCCACCGGAAGCTCCGACGACTGATCGAGGATACGGAGCCCGCGATCATCGCGACGGACAACATGTACGAGCTGGCGGCCGATAAGGATCAGCTCATCCACTTCCTCGGCTCGCTTCCCTCCGGGACGAAACTCGTCCAGGTGACGGGTGCCGAACAGCCCGAACCGCTCTCCCGGGTCGCGAAACGCCACGGCATCCCCTACGGGAAAGATCCGATGCAGGAAGCCGAAGCCGCCGCCCAACTGGCCGCCCACAACGTCGGGCACGAGGTATCAGCCTTTACCGACACGACCGAGGTTAAGGTCTCGAGGGGTCGCTCTACCGGTAGCGGGGGCTGGAGCGAGGACCGCTACACTCGTCGCATCCACGGTTCGGTGAGGAAACGAGCCCGTGAGGTCGAATCCGCACTCGAGGACGCCAATCTCGAGTACGAGCGAGAGGTCCGCGAGGCCTATGGGGGGTTCGCAAACGCCGTCTTTACCGTTCAGGCCCGGCCGCAGGAGATCCCCGTCTCGCGCAATCGCTCGGGCGACGTTCGCGTCGAGATCGAACGCGAACGGCGGGACGGAATCGAGTTCCAGCCACTGGTCAAACGCCGGGATCACGTCGTCGTCGGGATCGATCCCGGCACGACGACCGCCGTCTCGATCGTCTCGCTCGAGGGCGAGGTCTTAGACGTCTGGAGTTCGCGCACCAGCGACACCGCCGACGTGATCGAGTGGATCGTCGAGCGCGGCCGGCCGATCATCGTCGCGGCGGACGTGACGCCGATACCCGAAACCGTCGAGAAGTTCCGTCGGAGCTTCGACGCCGCGGGCTGGACGCCGACGAGCGATCTGCCGATCGACGAAAAGCAGCATCGAACGCGCGAGGAGCCGTACGACGACGACCACCAGCGCGACGCGATGGCCGCCGCGCTGTATGCCATCGACGCCCACCAGAATCAGTTCGAACGCATCGCCGACAAACTCCCGCCGGGACTCGACCGCGGCGAGGTGACCGCTCGCGTCGTCGCGGGCGAAGAGAGCGTCGAGGCCGTCCTCCGGGATCTCGACGACGACGAGGACACCGAAGAGGAGTCCACGGAACACGAACCCCGCGAACTCACCGAGGAGGAACAACGGATCAAGGATCTCGAGCGACAGGTCGACCGGCTCCAGTCACACGTCGGGACCCTCGAGGGCCGCATCGAGGACCGGGACGACCGGATCGACGAACTCGAGTCGAAACTCAGTCTCGCCCGCCGGGAAGAGCGCACGCAGGTTCGCAAAGATCGGGAGGTGAACCGACTCGAGCGGAAGGCCAATCGCCTCGAACGCGAACGCGACCAGGCTCGCGAGGAGGTCGAAGATCTCGAGGGCAAAGTCGAGCGGATGAAGGCGCTCTGGAAGCTCGATCACTCGAACTTCAGCGACGTCTCGGCGAAAAAGGAGGGGCTGGTCCCCGTCAAGGTGATCGAGAAGTTCACGAAGGGGGCGATTCGGGAAGCCGATGAGCAGTACGGCATCGCCGCCGGCGATGTCGTCTTCGTTCGGGACGCGAGCGGGGCCGGAAAATCGACGGCCGACCTCCTCGCGGGCTTCGAGCCGAGAGTCGTCCTGAAGCAGGGCGGGCTCTCGGAGATCGCCGACGAGATCCTCTTCGACGAGGAGATTCCGGTCGGGCCGGCCGACGACGTCGCCATGCAGGAGGTCGACGAACTGGCCGTCGCCCGCGAGGACGACGTCGAAGCCGTTATCGACGACTGGCACGGGCGAGCCGAAGAACGCGAGCGCGACCGCAAGGCGTCGATGGTCGACCAGCTCATCAGCGAACACCGAGCCGGAGACAACGAAGTCTGA
- a CDS encoding AAA family ATPase yields MDAPLWTDTHAPELAELPQDDAREYLERAVDEPINLLLQGPPGSGKTAAARALAREAHTDPDNDLIEINVADFFGRTKTEIKNDPRFEQFLVGRSSMSKRDMINHVLKESASYASVSGEYKTILLDNAEDVREDFQQALRRIMEQHHRTTQFIIATRQPTKLIPPIRSRCFPVSFRAPSSPEIVTVLERIVEREGVAYENDGLEFVAGYANGNLRQAILAAQTTVEDEGELTMQAAYETIGEVGLEDEIESMLDDAEAGQFTDARKALDDLLVDEGLDGEEVIDSILGVARKRYQGEKLARMHRLAADIEFEMHEGSSDRIHVSRLLAELGRVA; encoded by the coding sequence ATGGACGCGCCGCTGTGGACCGACACCCACGCCCCCGAGCTGGCCGAGTTGCCACAGGACGACGCTCGAGAGTACCTCGAGCGCGCCGTCGACGAGCCGATCAACCTCCTCCTGCAGGGCCCACCCGGCAGCGGGAAGACGGCGGCGGCGCGGGCACTCGCACGCGAAGCGCACACGGACCCGGACAACGACCTGATCGAGATCAACGTCGCCGACTTCTTCGGCCGGACGAAGACCGAAATCAAGAACGATCCGCGCTTCGAGCAGTTTCTCGTCGGCCGCTCCTCGATGTCCAAGCGGGACATGATCAACCACGTCCTCAAGGAGTCGGCGAGCTACGCCTCCGTCTCCGGCGAGTACAAGACGATCCTGCTGGACAACGCCGAAGACGTCCGTGAGGACTTCCAGCAGGCGCTGCGCCGGATCATGGAGCAACACCACCGGACGACGCAGTTTATCATCGCCACCCGCCAGCCAACGAAGCTCATCCCGCCGATCCGCTCGCGGTGTTTCCCCGTCTCATTCCGAGCACCCTCGAGTCCCGAGATCGTGACGGTGCTCGAGCGGATCGTCGAACGGGAGGGCGTCGCGTACGAGAACGACGGGCTCGAGTTCGTCGCGGGCTACGCGAACGGGAACCTCCGGCAGGCCATTCTGGCCGCCCAGACGACCGTCGAGGACGAGGGCGAGCTAACGATGCAGGCGGCCTACGAGACGATCGGCGAAGTGGGGCTCGAGGACGAAATCGAATCGATGCTCGACGACGCCGAAGCGGGACAGTTCACGGACGCGCGCAAGGCGCTCGACGATCTGCTCGTCGACGAGGGGCTCGACGGCGAGGAGGTCATCGACTCGATTCTCGGCGTCGCTCGCAAACGATACCAGGGCGAGAAACTGGCCCGGATGCACCGGCTGGCCGCCGACATCGAGTTCGAGATGCACGAGGGCTCGAGCGATCGGATCCACGTCTCGCGTCTACTGGCGGAGCTGGGACGGGTCGCCTGA
- the rnz gene encoding ribonuclease Z, whose product MPLRVTFLGTAGAVPTTERNPSSIFVAREGEQLLFDAGEGTQRQLMRFGTGFSISHLFVTHLHGDHVLGIPGLLQTMAFNDREEPLAIHAPHGTRRQLKSLVNALGNRPSFPVRINEVGDDDVAYRADEYEVRVFETDHDARSVGYALVEDDRKGRFDRERAEELGVPVGPKFSKLHAGESVELEDGTAVDPDQVVGEPRPGRSIVYTGDTRPTTATIEVADEPDLLIHDATFADDRADRAAKTAHSTARQAAEIANRAGADRLALVHLSSRYAGHTGDHLEQARKVFDGEVVLPDDGDELEISYPDV is encoded by the coding sequence ATGCCACTGCGCGTGACGTTTCTGGGGACGGCCGGGGCGGTTCCGACGACGGAGCGAAACCCGAGCAGTATCTTCGTCGCTCGCGAGGGCGAGCAGTTGCTGTTCGACGCCGGCGAAGGGACCCAGCGCCAGCTGATGCGATTCGGCACCGGATTCTCGATATCGCACCTGTTCGTCACGCACCTTCACGGTGATCACGTCCTCGGGATTCCAGGACTGCTCCAGACGATGGCGTTCAACGACCGCGAGGAGCCGTTGGCGATTCACGCACCCCACGGGACGCGCCGGCAGCTGAAGTCGCTGGTGAACGCACTCGGCAACCGACCCTCGTTTCCGGTGCGGATCAACGAAGTCGGCGATGACGACGTCGCCTACCGCGCCGACGAGTACGAGGTCCGCGTCTTTGAGACCGACCACGACGCCCGGTCGGTCGGCTACGCCCTCGTCGAAGACGACCGCAAGGGCCGGTTCGACCGCGAACGCGCCGAAGAACTTGGCGTTCCAGTGGGACCGAAGTTTTCGAAACTCCACGCCGGCGAGTCCGTCGAACTCGAGGACGGCACCGCCGTCGATCCGGACCAGGTCGTCGGCGAGCCTCGGCCGGGTCGGTCGATCGTCTACACCGGCGATACGCGACCCACGACGGCGACGATCGAGGTCGCGGACGAACCCGATCTGTTGATCCACGATGCGACGTTCGCCGACGACCGAGCGGACCGGGCCGCGAAGACGGCTCACTCGACGGCCCGGCAGGCCGCCGAGATCGCGAATCGCGCGGGTGCGGATCGACTCGCGCTGGTACACCTCTCTTCTCGGTACGCGGGCCACACCGGGGACCACCTTGAGCAGGCCCGCAAGGTGTTCGATGGCGAGGTGGTCCTCCCGGACGACGGAGACGAACTCGAGATTTCGTATCCGGACGTCTGA
- a CDS encoding plastocyanin/azurin family copper-binding protein → MPTEDPFTRRTLLSVVGAAAGAGTLGGCVDQAGTDESGATDDDGDGDTDGGSAGDESGVEPDDDTDGGSTDDESGADDEATDPVLEPGTRIRFDGQTGGWVGLEPAAIDGEENPTLTLEAGETYEIGWTRGDGQAHNIELRDRNDEVVNDYRTNLTDAEDPGDQLLEFEASEELAYYVCEPHSGSMRGEIRIDGTEPSAEDSGHDVDSDSGTETGDAFRIDPGTTIAFDGQTAAWEGLEPSVIAGEENPTLALEAGETYRIGWEGGDGLYHNIELWDQDDEVVDDYRTDVTDEPGDDQFLEFEASEELAYYVCAPHAASMRGEILLE, encoded by the coding sequence ATGCCAACTGAAGATCCGTTTACACGTCGAACGCTGCTGTCCGTCGTCGGTGCCGCCGCGGGAGCCGGAACGCTCGGGGGCTGTGTCGATCAGGCAGGGACCGACGAATCGGGCGCTACGGACGACGACGGTGACGGCGACACCGACGGCGGATCGGCCGGCGACGAGAGCGGAGTGGAACCCGACGACGACACCGACGGCGGATCGACCGACGACGAGAGCGGCGCTGACGACGAGGCGACCGACCCCGTACTCGAGCCCGGGACGCGGATTCGATTCGACGGCCAAACCGGGGGATGGGTCGGTCTCGAACCGGCGGCGATCGACGGCGAAGAGAACCCCACGCTCACCCTCGAGGCGGGCGAGACGTACGAGATCGGGTGGACTCGTGGCGACGGACAGGCTCACAACATCGAGCTCCGGGATCGGAACGACGAGGTCGTCAACGACTATCGAACCAATCTGACCGACGCCGAGGACCCCGGCGACCAACTGCTCGAGTTCGAAGCGAGCGAGGAACTGGCGTACTACGTCTGTGAGCCTCACTCCGGCTCGATGCGCGGCGAAATCCGGATCGACGGGACCGAACCGTCGGCGGAGGATAGCGGCCACGATGTCGACAGCGATAGTGGAACCGAAACCGGCGACGCCTTCCGTATCGATCCTGGGACGACTATCGCCTTCGACGGCCAGACGGCCGCCTGGGAAGGACTCGAGCCGTCGGTGATCGCCGGCGAAGAGAACCCGACGCTCGCCCTCGAGGCAGGTGAAACGTACCGGATCGGCTGGGAGGGTGGCGACGGGCTCTACCACAACATCGAGCTCTGGGATCAGGACGACGAAGTCGTCGACGACTACCGAACCGACGTCACGGACGAACCGGGCGACGACCAGTTCCTCGAGTTCGAAGCGAGCGAGGAACTGGCGTACTACGTCTGTGCGCCCCACGCCGCCTCGATGCGCGGCGAGATTCTGCTCGAGTGA